One region of Camelus bactrianus isolate YW-2024 breed Bactrian camel chromosome 22, ASM4877302v1, whole genome shotgun sequence genomic DNA includes:
- the CIST1 gene encoding putative LOC729966 homolog, with protein sequence MAGSQLPPPLLLLALVLLLPPKTSTTLSPHTVTSTGVTAPEATNSTHEPLISSSSHSSSSLVTTRPLKWSPETGSTTHPSTLSSEADSTTSHSPSSSWATSTIPPTLLQSETITHPSSGSPSSELPPTPNSSPLSFTSFTLHSSPTYPSSSTGPFSMSSATADGTSVASGLAPGDTGAPKLHRNPGVVVAVCLLVSILLIGSVVMAVKCCHKDMSEFQRMDEETVH encoded by the exons ATGGCTGGCTCCCAGCTGCCGCCACCGCTTCTGCTGCTGGCTTTGGTATTGCTGCTGCCGCCGAAAACTAGTACGACTCTCAGTCCTCACACTGTCACCTCTACAG GTGTTACAGCCCCAGAGGCCACGAACTCAACTCATGAACCTCTGATTTCCTCCTCCAGCCACAGCTCCTCCAGTTTAGTGACAACCCGCCCCTTGAAATGGAGCCCAGAGACAGGCTCCACCACCCACCCTAGCACCCTTAGTTCAGAGGCAGATTCCACAACCTCCCACAGCCCCTCAAGTTCATGGGCAACCTCCACCATCCCACCCACCCTACTACAGTCAGAGACAATTACCCACCCCAGCTCTGGCTCCCCCAGTTCAGAGCTCCCCCCCACTCCCAACTCCAGCCCCCTGAGTTTCACCTCCTTCACCCTGCATTCGAGTCCTACTTACCCCAGCTCCAGCACGGGGCCTTTCTCCATGTCCTCAGCCACCGCTGATGGGACATCCGTGGCCTCTGGCCTTG CTCCAGGTGACACTGGGGCCCCCAAGTTACACAGAAACCCAGGTGTGGTGGTGGCCGTGTGTCTGCTGGTGTCTATTTTGCTCATCGGGTCTGTGGTAATGGCCGTGAAGTGCTGCCACAAAGACATGTCTGAGTTCCAGAGGATGGATGAG GAGACTGTCCACTGA